One genomic segment of Planctomycetia bacterium includes these proteins:
- the holB gene encoding ATPase AAA has translation MAWQGIRGHDAIAATFARAQAAGRIAGSYLFIGPAGVGKASFARALAGALVCQSPRPGLAACGACVSCLQAAAGTHPDIDVVEKPADRGTIPLDLLIGAPEQRMREGLVWRLLLQPALGGRKVAIILDADHLADEAANCLLKTLEEPPTAAVIILVGTELERQLPTIRSRCQVIRFRPLAPDDVAALLAEEVGRAGGQVDAAAVRSAAAAAGGSLARARQLLDPDLTQFRHRLVELLGRRPLPGVEIARDALAFVEAAGKDAPPRRTRLRVVLETAVDLLRAAIRSGVTGVPPADSRLAPAVAAWARDVDAAEVAMRHTLAAVDGIDRNAHLGTLVDAWTAVLEEPRLARPA, from the coding sequence ATGGCCTGGCAGGGCATCCGGGGACACGACGCGATCGCGGCGACGTTTGCACGGGCACAGGCCGCCGGCCGGATCGCCGGCTCGTACCTGTTCATCGGCCCCGCGGGTGTCGGCAAGGCGAGCTTCGCCCGCGCGCTCGCCGGGGCCCTGGTCTGCCAGTCGCCGCGGCCCGGCCTCGCGGCCTGCGGCGCCTGCGTCTCCTGCCTGCAGGCGGCCGCCGGCACCCATCCCGACATCGACGTCGTGGAGAAGCCGGCCGACCGGGGCACGATCCCGCTCGACCTGCTCATCGGCGCCCCGGAGCAGCGCATGCGCGAGGGTCTCGTCTGGCGGCTGCTCCTCCAGCCGGCGCTGGGCGGCCGCAAGGTGGCGATCATCCTCGATGCCGATCACCTGGCGGACGAGGCGGCCAACTGCCTGCTGAAGACGCTGGAGGAGCCGCCGACGGCCGCCGTGATCATCCTCGTCGGCACGGAACTGGAGCGGCAGCTGCCCACGATCCGCTCCCGCTGCCAGGTGATTCGCTTCCGTCCGCTCGCTCCCGACGACGTCGCGGCACTGCTTGCGGAGGAGGTCGGCCGAGCCGGCGGCCAGGTCGACGCGGCCGCGGTGCGGTCGGCCGCCGCCGCGGCGGGCGGCAGCCTGGCGCGGGCCCGGCAGTTGCTCGATCCCGATCTGACCCAGTTTCGTCACAGGCTCGTGGAACTGCTCGGCCGGCGGCCGCTGCCCGGCGTCGAGATCGCCCGTGACGCCCTGGCATTCGTCGAGGCGGCCGGCAAGGATGCCCCGCCGCGGCGCACGCGGCTGCGGGTCGTGCTCGAGACCGCAGTCGACCTGCTGCGGGCCGCGATCCGCTCCGGCGTGACGGGTGTGCCGCCGGCCGATAGCCGCCTCGCCCCGGCGGTTGCCGCCTGGGCCCGTGACGTCGATGCCGCTGAGGTCGCCATGCGGCACACGCTCGCCGCGGTCGACGGCATCGATCGCAACGCCCACCTCGGCACGCTCGTCGATGCCTGGACGGCGGTCCTTGAAGAACCGCGGCTTGCCCGACCTGCCTGA
- the rpoA gene encoding DNA-directed RNA polymerase subunit alpha: MPRIPYKNLTQSNELEEKLEMSTAEIGLSVRTTNCLEERGIFTVHDLLKCTRSDLLSISNFGEKTLEEVYKSLEKIGFFRTGEREAVGNAG, from the coding sequence ATGCCGCGCATTCCATACAAGAATCTCACGCAATCGAACGAGTTGGAGGAGAAGCTCGAGATGAGCACGGCCGAAATCGGCCTCTCCGTCCGCACCACGAACTGCCTCGAGGAACGGGGCATCTTTACCGTCCACGACCTGCTCAAGTGCACGCGATCCGATCTGCTCTCGATCTCGAACTTCGGCGAAAAGACGCTGGAGGAGGTCTACAAGTCCCTGGAAAAGATCGGCTTCTTCCGCACCGGCGAGCGCGAGGCCGTGGGCAACGCCGGCTAG
- the pcrA gene encoding DNA helicase — MPLGCAPFAVVAHFSSGGPGREHVPADPLASLNESQRRAAEHVEGPLLVLAGPGSGKTRVVTHRVARLINAGIPANRIVALTFTNKAADEMRRRVEHLVGPSAVEMGTFHRFGARLLRRYGTLVGLTSEYSILDSDDAHAMLKRAAKKLARSLTHTPIERIAGIISRAKNDLLTPETFEPRWGRPTEEVAKLVWPVYQELMLRANSVDFDDLLVHVARLLADNPELRADLDARHRFILVDEYQDTNAVQYCIVRGLSLDHPNLAVTGDPDQAIYGWRGASIRNILEFERDYPSAVVVTLEENYRSTANILGTADRLIAHNSRRKPKRLLTAAAPGARVRIVLDSSSRDEADRIAAEIAAAVTSGRRAPRDFAVLFRTNALSRSLEVGLRGRGIPYQLVRGLEFFQRREIRDVVAWLRLLRNPRDDEAMLRVVNVPPRGIGRQSLERLAAWAEDRRVSRLEAAAAAAGIAGLPTRAARALVAFAGLHEDLVATAGRLAGVAPLLEEVLVRTGYRAHLAAEAEEDEAEVDRVANVDELVTAARQFDEDFNADPAGAATGDPLGGFLETTALVGDTDAWDATSDRVSLMTFHAAKGLEFPVVYMVAMEDGILPHERSLDHPDQLEEERRLVFVGITRGREEVHASSARIREYRGTCRVNPPSLFLAEMSGSETIVTGSEAPDEDAFSAGTFPSAAADDFDDVGQELDRGPAGRAVHRPDGLVLEMEDDAPRPPAPPRRRVDAVIERAADLAERMAGRRPAAVTFVAGQRVSHADHGTGTIAGVSGSGPRAVATVIFDGPAGTRKFILGHGGLAPLD, encoded by the coding sequence GTGCCGCTCGGGTGTGCGCCGTTCGCCGTGGTTGCCCACTTTTCCAGCGGCGGCCCCGGCCGCGAACACGTGCCGGCAGATCCTCTCGCATCGCTCAACGAATCCCAGCGCCGGGCCGCCGAGCACGTCGAGGGTCCGCTCCTCGTCCTCGCCGGCCCCGGGAGCGGCAAAACCCGCGTGGTGACGCACCGCGTGGCGCGGCTGATCAACGCCGGCATCCCCGCCAACCGCATCGTGGCCCTGACCTTCACGAACAAGGCAGCGGACGAGATGCGCCGGCGGGTCGAGCACCTCGTCGGGCCGAGCGCGGTCGAGATGGGCACATTTCATCGGTTCGGCGCCCGGCTGCTCCGCCGGTACGGGACGCTGGTCGGACTGACGAGCGAATACTCGATCCTCGACAGCGACGACGCCCATGCCATGCTCAAGCGGGCGGCCAAGAAGCTCGCCCGCAGCCTGACGCACACCCCCATCGAGCGGATCGCCGGCATCATCAGCCGGGCCAAGAACGACCTGCTGACGCCGGAGACGTTCGAGCCGCGCTGGGGCCGGCCGACGGAGGAGGTCGCCAAGCTCGTCTGGCCGGTCTACCAGGAGCTGATGCTGCGGGCCAATTCCGTCGATTTCGACGACCTCCTCGTCCACGTCGCCCGGCTCCTCGCGGATAACCCCGAGCTCCGCGCCGATCTCGACGCCCGGCACCGGTTCATCCTCGTGGACGAGTACCAGGACACGAACGCCGTCCAGTACTGCATCGTGCGCGGCCTGTCGCTCGACCACCCGAACCTCGCGGTCACGGGCGACCCCGACCAGGCGATCTACGGCTGGCGCGGCGCGAGCATCCGCAACATTCTCGAGTTCGAGCGCGACTACCCGTCGGCCGTCGTCGTCACGCTGGAGGAGAACTACCGCAGCACTGCCAACATCCTCGGCACCGCGGACCGGCTGATCGCCCACAACTCGCGCCGCAAGCCGAAGCGACTGCTGACCGCGGCCGCTCCCGGCGCCCGCGTGCGGATCGTGCTCGACTCCAGCAGCCGCGACGAGGCCGACAGGATCGCCGCCGAGATCGCCGCCGCCGTGACCTCCGGCCGCCGGGCGCCGCGGGACTTCGCCGTGCTGTTTCGCACCAACGCGCTGTCGCGGTCGCTGGAGGTCGGCCTGCGCGGCCGGGGCATTCCCTACCAGCTCGTCCGCGGCCTGGAGTTCTTCCAGCGCCGCGAGATCCGCGACGTCGTCGCCTGGCTGCGACTGCTGCGCAATCCGCGAGACGACGAGGCGATGCTCCGGGTCGTCAACGTCCCGCCGCGGGGCATCGGCCGGCAGTCGCTGGAGCGGCTGGCAGCCTGGGCCGAGGATCGACGGGTCAGCCGGCTGGAGGCCGCGGCGGCCGCCGCCGGGATTGCGGGCCTGCCGACCCGCGCGGCGCGGGCGCTGGTGGCCTTCGCCGGGCTGCACGAGGATCTCGTGGCCACGGCCGGGCGGCTGGCCGGCGTGGCGCCGCTGCTCGAGGAGGTGCTGGTGCGGACGGGCTACCGGGCCCATCTGGCCGCCGAGGCCGAGGAGGACGAGGCGGAGGTCGACCGGGTGGCGAACGTCGATGAACTCGTCACCGCCGCCCGGCAGTTCGACGAGGACTTCAACGCCGATCCGGCCGGTGCAGCGACTGGCGACCCGCTCGGCGGCTTCCTGGAGACGACGGCCCTCGTCGGCGACACCGACGCCTGGGACGCGACGAGCGACCGCGTCTCGCTCATGACATTCCATGCCGCCAAGGGCCTGGAGTTTCCCGTCGTCTACATGGTCGCCATGGAGGACGGCATCCTCCCGCACGAGCGCAGCCTCGATCATCCCGACCAGCTGGAGGAGGAGCGCCGACTCGTGTTCGTCGGCATCACGCGGGGTCGCGAGGAGGTGCATGCCAGCAGCGCCCGGATCCGCGAGTACCGGGGCACGTGTCGGGTGAATCCGCCCAGCCTGTTCCTCGCCGAGATGAGCGGCAGCGAGACGATCGTGACCGGCAGCGAGGCGCCGGACGAGGATGCGTTTTCCGCCGGAACGTTCCCGTCCGCCGCCGCCGATGACTTCGACGACGTCGGCCAGGAACTCGATCGCGGACCGGCAGGCCGGGCCGTGCACCGGCCCGACGGGCTCGTCCTGGAGATGGAAGACGATGCGCCGCGACCGCCCGCGCCACCGCGCCGCCGCGTCGATGCAGTCATCGAGCGGGCGGCCGATCTCGCGGAACGCATGGCCGGCCGCCGGCCGGCAGCCGTGACATTCGTGGCGGGCCAGCGGGTCAGCCACGCCGACCACGGCACGGGGACGATCGCGGGCGTCAGCGGTTCCGGCCCCCGGGCCGTCGCCACGGTGATCTTCGACGGCCCGGCGGGGACGCGAAAGTTCATCCTCGGCCATGGCGGCCTGGCGCCGCTCGATTGA